The following proteins come from a genomic window of Streptomyces sp. GS7:
- the rpsB gene encoding 30S ribosomal protein S2: MAVVTMRELLESGVHFGHQTRRWNPKMKRFIFTERNGIYIIDLLQSLSYIDRAYEFVKETVAHGGSVMFVGTKKQAQEAIAEQATRVGMPYVNQRWLGGMLTNFSTVYKRLQRLKELEQIDFEDVAASGLTKKELLVLSREKAKLEKTLGGIREMQKVPSAVWIVDTKKEHIAVGEARKLNIPVVAILDTNCDPDEVDYKIPGNDDAIRSVTLLTRVIADAVAEGLIARSGAATGDQKPGDKAAAEPLAEWERDLLEGDKKSDDEAAKAEAPAAEAEKPAEQG; the protein is encoded by the coding sequence ATGGCCGTCGTCACGATGCGGGAGCTGCTGGAGAGCGGCGTCCACTTCGGGCACCAGACCCGCCGCTGGAACCCGAAGATGAAGCGCTTCATCTTCACCGAGCGCAACGGCATCTACATCATCGACCTGCTCCAGTCGCTGTCGTACATCGACCGCGCCTACGAGTTCGTCAAGGAGACCGTTGCCCACGGCGGCTCGGTCATGTTCGTCGGCACCAAGAAGCAGGCCCAGGAGGCCATTGCCGAGCAGGCGACCCGCGTGGGCATGCCCTACGTGAACCAGCGCTGGCTCGGCGGCATGCTGACCAACTTCTCCACGGTCTACAAGCGCCTGCAGCGTCTGAAGGAGCTTGAGCAGATCGACTTCGAGGATGTGGCCGCCTCCGGCCTCACCAAGAAGGAGCTCCTCGTCCTCTCCCGCGAGAAGGCCAAGCTGGAGAAGACCCTCGGTGGTATCCGCGAGATGCAGAAGGTGCCCAGCGCCGTCTGGATCGTGGACACCAAGAAGGAGCACATCGCCGTCGGTGAGGCGCGCAAGCTCAACATCCCGGTTGTCGCGATCCTCGACACCAACTGCGACCCCGACGAGGTCGACTACAAGATCCCGGGCAACGACGACGCGATCCGCTCCGTCACCCTGCTCACCCGCGTGATCGCCGACGCCGTCGCCGAGGGCCTCATCGCCCGTTCCGGTGCCGCCACCGGCGACCAGAAGCCCGGCGACAAGGCTGCCGCCGAGCCGCTGGCCGAGTGGGAGCGCGACCTGCTCGAAGGCGACAAGAAGTCCGACGACGAGGCCGCCAAGGCCGAGGCCCCGGCCGCCGAGGCCGAGAAGCCGGCCGAGCAGGGCTGA
- the pyrH gene encoding UMP kinase: protein MNHGADGADTHKAGNGGRRRFLLKLSGEAFAGGGGLGVDPDVVHAIAREIAAVVRDGYEIAIVIGGGNFFRGAELQQRGMDRARSDYMGMLGTVMNCLALQDFLEKEGIDSRVQTAITMGQVAEPYIPLRAVRHLEKGRVVIFGAGMGMPYFSTDTTAAQRALEIDAEAMLMGKNGVDGVYDSDPKQNPDAVKFDALEYGEVITRDLKVADATAITLCRDNKLPILVFELLAEGNIARAVKGEKIGTLVSDQNTRA from the coding sequence ATGAATCACGGTGCCGACGGCGCGGACACACACAAAGCCGGCAACGGCGGCAGGCGGCGCTTCCTTCTGAAGCTGTCGGGCGAGGCGTTCGCCGGTGGCGGAGGACTGGGTGTCGACCCCGATGTCGTGCACGCCATCGCCCGGGAGATCGCCGCGGTGGTCCGCGACGGCTATGAGATCGCCATCGTGATCGGCGGCGGCAACTTCTTCCGCGGCGCCGAACTCCAGCAGCGCGGTATGGACCGGGCCCGATCCGACTACATGGGCATGCTCGGTACGGTCATGAACTGCCTGGCCCTCCAGGACTTCCTGGAGAAGGAGGGCATCGACTCCCGCGTCCAGACCGCGATCACGATGGGCCAGGTCGCGGAGCCGTACATTCCGCTGCGCGCGGTGCGCCACCTGGAGAAGGGCCGGGTCGTCATCTTCGGCGCCGGTATGGGCATGCCGTACTTCTCCACCGACACCACCGCCGCCCAGCGCGCTCTGGAGATCGACGCCGAGGCCATGCTGATGGGCAAGAACGGTGTGGACGGTGTCTACGACTCCGATCCGAAGCAGAACCCGGACGCGGTCAAGTTCGACGCCCTCGAATACGGCGAGGTGATCACCCGCGATCTGAAGGTCGCCGATGCCACCGCCATCACGCTGTGCCGGGACAACAAGCTCCCGATTCTCGTGTTCGAGCTGCTCGCCGAGGGCAACATCGCGCGTGCGGTGAAGGGTGAGAAGATCGGCACGCTCGTCAGCGATCAGAACACCCGGGCCTGA
- the frr gene encoding ribosome recycling factor: MIEEILLEAEEKMEKAVVVAKEDFAAIRTGRAHPAMFNKIVADYYGAMTPINQLASFSVPEPRMAVVTPFDKSALRNIEQAIRDSDLGVNPSNDGNIIRVTFPELTEERRREFIKVAKNKAEDSKISIRSVRRKAKEALDKLVKDKESGEDEVRRAEKELDDVTAKYVAQVDELLKHKESELLEV, encoded by the coding sequence GTGATCGAAGAGATCCTCCTCGAAGCCGAGGAGAAGATGGAGAAGGCCGTCGTGGTCGCCAAGGAGGACTTCGCCGCGATCCGCACCGGGCGTGCGCACCCGGCGATGTTCAACAAGATCGTGGCGGACTACTACGGTGCCATGACGCCGATCAACCAGCTGGCGTCGTTCTCGGTGCCGGAGCCGCGGATGGCCGTGGTGACCCCGTTCGACAAGAGCGCGCTGCGCAACATCGAGCAGGCGATCCGCGACTCGGACCTCGGTGTCAACCCGAGCAACGACGGCAACATCATCCGTGTGACGTTCCCGGAGCTCACCGAGGAGCGCCGCCGCGAGTTCATCAAGGTCGCCAAGAACAAGGCCGAGGACTCGAAGATCTCGATCCGCAGCGTGCGTCGCAAGGCCAAGGAAGCGCTCGACAAGCTGGTCAAGGACAAGGAGTCGGGCGAGGACGAGGTCCGCCGCGCGGAGAAGGAGCTCGACGACGTCACCGCGAAGTACGTCGCGCAGGTGGACGAGCTCCTCAAGCACAAGGAATCCGAGCTCCTAGAGGTCTGA
- the tsf gene encoding translation elongation factor Ts: MANYTAADVKKLRELTGAGMMDCKKALEEAEGNVDKAVEVLRVKGQKGVAKREGRSAENGAVVSVIADDNASGLILELKCETDFVAKGEKFQSVASALAAHVAKTKPADVEALLASEIEAGKTVQAFVDEANANLGEKIVLDRFAQFSDGYVTAYMHRTMPDLPPQIGVLIELDKDNAEVARGIAQHIAAFAPQYLSKEDVPAEVVEAERRVAEETTRAEGKPEAALPKIVEGRLNGFFKEATLLGQPYALDNKKSVEKVLQEAGVTLKRFSRIKVGI, translated from the coding sequence ATGGCGAACTACACCGCCGCTGACGTCAAGAAGCTCCGCGAGCTCACCGGCGCCGGCATGATGGACTGCAAGAAGGCCCTGGAAGAGGCCGAGGGCAACGTCGACAAGGCCGTCGAGGTGCTCCGCGTCAAGGGCCAGAAGGGCGTCGCCAAGCGCGAGGGCCGCTCCGCCGAGAACGGCGCTGTGGTCTCCGTGATCGCCGACGACAACGCCTCCGGCCTCATCCTCGAGCTGAAGTGCGAGACGGACTTCGTCGCCAAGGGCGAGAAGTTCCAGTCCGTCGCCAGCGCCCTGGCCGCGCACGTCGCCAAGACCAAGCCGGCCGACGTCGAGGCCCTGCTCGCCTCCGAGATCGAGGCCGGCAAGACCGTCCAGGCGTTCGTCGACGAGGCCAACGCGAACCTCGGCGAGAAGATCGTCCTGGACCGCTTCGCGCAGTTCTCCGACGGCTACGTGACGGCGTACATGCACCGCACCATGCCTGACCTGCCGCCGCAGATCGGTGTCCTCATCGAGCTCGACAAGGACAACGCCGAGGTCGCCAGGGGCATTGCGCAGCACATCGCCGCCTTCGCCCCGCAGTACCTCTCCAAGGAGGACGTCCCGGCCGAGGTCGTCGAGGCCGAGCGTCGCGTCGCCGAGGAGACCACCCGCGCCGAGGGCAAGCCCGAGGCCGCACTGCCGAAGATCGTCGAGGGTCGCCTCAACGGCTTCTTCAAGGAGGCGACGCTGCTCGGCCAGCCGTACGCCCTCGACAACAAGAAGTCCGTCGAGAAGGTCCTCCAGGAGGCCGGTGTCACCCTGAAGCGCTTCTCGCGCATCAAGGTCGGCATCTGA
- the whiG gene encoding RNA polymerase sigma factor WhiG produces the protein MPQHTSGSDRAAVPPAARGSVRPNPPTSLDELWRSYKASGDGRLREQLILHYSPLVKYVAGRVSVGLPPNVEQADFVSSGVFGLIDAIEKFEPERSIKFETYAITRIRGAMIDELRALDWIPRSVRQKARAVERAYATLEAQLRRTPTEAEVAGEMGIALEELHGVFSQLSLANVVALEELLHVGGEGGERLSLMDTLEDTAAENPVEIAEDRELRRLLARAINTLPEREKTVVTLYYYEGLTLAEIGNVLGVTESRVSQIHTKSVLQLRAKLADVGR, from the coding sequence ATGCCCCAGCACACCTCCGGGTCTGACCGTGCGGCAGTGCCACCCGCCGCGCGCGGCAGCGTGCGCCCCAATCCGCCCACCTCGCTCGACGAGCTGTGGCGCTCCTACAAGGCGTCGGGCGACGGACGCTTGCGGGAACAGCTGATCCTGCACTACTCACCGCTGGTCAAGTACGTCGCCGGCCGCGTCAGCGTCGGACTGCCGCCCAACGTCGAGCAGGCCGACTTCGTCTCCTCGGGGGTCTTCGGACTGATCGACGCCATCGAGAAGTTCGAACCCGAACGCTCCATCAAGTTCGAGACGTACGCCATCACCCGCATCCGCGGCGCGATGATCGACGAACTGCGCGCCCTGGACTGGATCCCACGATCCGTACGGCAGAAGGCCCGAGCCGTGGAACGGGCGTATGCCACGCTCGAAGCGCAACTCCGCCGTACCCCCACCGAGGCGGAGGTCGCCGGCGAGATGGGTATCGCACTGGAAGAACTCCACGGTGTCTTCAGCCAGCTGTCGCTGGCGAACGTCGTGGCGCTGGAAGAACTCCTCCACGTCGGCGGCGAGGGCGGTGAACGCCTGAGCCTGATGGACACACTGGAGGACACCGCCGCCGAGAACCCCGTGGAAATCGCCGAGGACCGCGAACTGCGGCGGCTGCTCGCCCGGGCCATCAACACACTCCCCGAACGCGAGAAGACCGTGGTCACCCTCTACTACTACGAGGGCCTCACCCTCGCCGAGATCGGCAACGTCCTCGGCGTAACGGAGAGCCGGGTCAGCCAGATCCACACCAAATCCGTACTCCAGCTCCGGGCGAAACTGGCGGATGTCGGACGCTGA
- the dprA gene encoding DNA-processing protein DprA: MPATDEWGFATSGATANPPSTPAPGMPSAPDRATSAPTRPTHEANGARTAAGSGTARRETCEPQRTARAALTRILEPGDETAGRWLREMGPVALWHALSEDDTSLPPGVSPTKVAGLRLRAARARPAADLAAVAALGGRFICPGDEEWPRQLDDLGDGRPIGLWVRGAGGLRLWALRSVAVVGARSCTEYGAHLATTLGAGLAERGWTVVSGAAYGVDGAAHRGALAADGPTVAVLASGVDYAYPRGHTELLGRIAEQGLIVAELPPCDHPTRSRFVLRNRVIAALTRGTVVVEAELRSGSLVTARRALSLGRFTMGVPGPVTSGLSAGVHQLLRGEATVVTDADEVIELVGSIGDLAPERRGPILARDLLDPVAARVLEALPARGPADTAQLARESGTPHDTTQGKLFELQSLGFVQRCGERWELVRRANSADGSRRGGT, translated from the coding sequence ATGCCCGCAACGGATGAATGGGGCTTCGCCACCAGCGGGGCCACGGCAAACCCCCCGAGCACCCCCGCTCCCGGCATGCCCTCCGCACCGGACCGCGCCACCAGCGCGCCCACCAGGCCGACTCACGAAGCGAACGGAGCAAGGACGGCAGCCGGCAGCGGCACAGCCCGGCGCGAAACCTGCGAACCGCAGCGGACCGCCCGCGCGGCCCTCACCCGCATCCTCGAACCAGGCGACGAAACAGCCGGCCGCTGGCTGCGCGAGATGGGCCCGGTGGCCCTCTGGCACGCACTGTCGGAGGACGACACGAGCCTTCCTCCGGGCGTGAGCCCCACCAAGGTCGCGGGCCTCAGACTGCGCGCCGCGCGCGCCCGCCCCGCCGCGGACCTCGCGGCCGTCGCCGCGCTCGGCGGCCGCTTCATCTGCCCCGGCGACGAGGAATGGCCACGCCAACTCGACGACCTCGGCGACGGCCGCCCCATCGGCCTCTGGGTACGTGGTGCGGGCGGCCTGCGACTGTGGGCGCTGCGCTCGGTCGCCGTGGTCGGCGCGCGGTCCTGCACCGAATACGGCGCCCACCTCGCCACCACCCTCGGCGCCGGACTCGCCGAGCGCGGCTGGACGGTCGTCTCCGGGGCGGCGTACGGCGTCGACGGCGCCGCGCACCGCGGCGCACTGGCCGCGGACGGCCCGACCGTCGCCGTCCTCGCCTCCGGCGTCGACTACGCCTATCCGCGCGGCCACACCGAGTTGCTCGGCCGGATCGCCGAACAGGGCCTGATCGTGGCCGAGTTGCCACCATGCGACCACCCCACCCGCAGTCGCTTCGTGCTGCGCAACCGCGTGATCGCCGCGCTCACCCGGGGCACCGTTGTCGTGGAAGCCGAACTCCGCAGCGGCTCACTGGTCACCGCCCGGCGCGCGCTGTCCCTCGGGAGGTTCACGATGGGTGTGCCGGGGCCGGTCACCAGCGGCCTGTCCGCCGGTGTGCATCAACTCCTGCGCGGCGAAGCCACGGTGGTCACCGACGCCGACGAGGTCATCGAACTCGTCGGCAGCATCGGCGACCTCGCACCCGAGCGGCGCGGTCCGATCCTCGCACGCGACCTTCTGGACCCGGTCGCCGCCCGCGTACTGGAAGCACTGCCGGCCCGCGGCCCCGCGGACACCGCTCAACTGGCACGGGAGTCGGGTACACCCCACGACACCACTCAGGGAAAGCTCTTCGAGCTGCAATCCCTGGGATTCGTTCAAAGGTGCGGTGAGCGCTGGGAGTTGGTGCGACGCGCCAACTCCGCCGACGGTTCCCGGCGAGGCGGTACTTGA
- a CDS encoding YraN family protein, translated as MGRYGEDLAARRLTEAGMRILDRNWRCRDGEIDIVAADGDTLVICEVKTRRAGSYEHPMAAVRPAKTARLRLLAERWLERHGGPPPGGVRIDVIGVLLPARGAPAVEHARGVA; from the coding sequence CTGGGGCGCTACGGCGAGGACCTGGCGGCCCGGCGCCTCACCGAGGCCGGGATGCGGATCCTCGACCGGAACTGGCGCTGCCGCGACGGCGAGATCGACATCGTCGCCGCCGATGGCGACACCCTGGTGATCTGCGAGGTCAAGACCCGCAGGGCGGGCTCCTACGAACACCCCATGGCCGCGGTACGGCCCGCGAAGACCGCCCGGCTCCGGCTGCTCGCCGAACGCTGGCTGGAGCGGCACGGCGGCCCACCGCCCGGCGGCGTACGAATCGACGTCATCGGCGTCCTGCTGCCCGCCCGCGGCGCGCCCGCGGTGGAACACGCACGGGGGGTGGCGTGA
- a CDS encoding murein hydrolase activator EnvC family protein, whose amino-acid sequence MAAGAWDAFKADPLGLAAASATVRATRTGPEDRAASAAADRSWPVDGPAGLRPTVLRGWEPPPSPWAAGHRGVDLAASPGAVVRAAAPGQVAFAGTVAGRGVLTIELSDSGHPPLRTTYEPVRATARPGQHVTAGQPVGELQRGPFHCRAPCLHWGLLRGKSYLDPLSLLPPAMLHGGPSRLLPVFGIPEPTIPATPGRTESKRPVPGRPAPTAHKTTDAPTSAALVGAIALATAALWALGRHASGGRGGANGVGRLRVPYCRWGMATARRNDRAEGETEESTEGRRMR is encoded by the coding sequence ATGGCAGCAGGTGCGTGGGATGCGTTCAAGGCTGATCCCCTGGGCCTCGCAGCGGCAAGCGCCACGGTCCGCGCCACGCGAACCGGCCCGGAAGACCGGGCAGCCTCGGCGGCTGCCGACCGGTCGTGGCCGGTGGACGGCCCGGCAGGACTGCGACCCACCGTGCTACGCGGCTGGGAGCCGCCCCCTTCGCCCTGGGCGGCGGGCCACCGCGGCGTCGACCTCGCAGCGTCCCCCGGCGCGGTCGTACGGGCAGCCGCGCCCGGCCAGGTCGCGTTCGCCGGCACCGTCGCCGGCCGCGGGGTGCTCACCATCGAGCTGTCCGACTCGGGGCACCCGCCCTTACGCACCACCTACGAACCAGTCCGCGCCACCGCCCGCCCAGGGCAGCACGTCACGGCAGGCCAGCCGGTCGGCGAGCTGCAACGCGGCCCGTTCCACTGCCGCGCCCCGTGTCTCCACTGGGGCCTGCTCCGCGGGAAGTCCTACCTGGACCCACTCTCGCTGCTGCCACCGGCCATGCTCCATGGCGGCCCGTCCCGGCTGCTCCCCGTCTTCGGCATCCCCGAACCCACGATCCCTGCCACTCCTGGGCGAACGGAATCGAAGCGGCCGGTTCCGGGGCGGCCTGCCCCCACGGCGCACAAGACGACGGACGCACCGACGAGCGCGGCCCTCGTAGGAGCGATCGCGCTCGCGACCGCCGCGCTGTGGGCGCTGGGCCGCCATGCGTCGGGCGGCCGAGGCGGGGCCAATGGGGTGGGACGACTCCGAGTGCCGTACTGCCGGTGGGGAATGGCCACGGCGCGAAGAAATGACCGCGCGGAGGGAGAGACGGAGGAAAGTACGGAGGGGCGAAGGATGAGGTGA
- a CDS encoding DUF2469 domain-containing protein: MSAEDLEKYETEMELKLYREYRDVVGLFKYVIETERRFYLTNDYEMQVHSVQGEVFFEVSMADAWVWDMYRPARFVKQVRVLTFKDVNIEELNKSDLDLPGS; this comes from the coding sequence ATGAGCGCCGAGGACCTCGAAAAGTACGAGACCGAGATGGAGCTGAAGCTCTACCGGGAGTACCGCGACGTCGTCGGGCTGTTCAAATACGTGATCGAGACCGAACGTCGCTTCTACCTCACCAACGACTACGAGATGCAGGTGCACTCGGTGCAGGGTGAAGTGTTCTTCGAGGTCTCGATGGCCGACGCATGGGTCTGGGATATGTACCGACCGGCCCGTTTCGTCAAGCAGGTGCGGGTACTCACGTTCAAGGACGTGAACATCGAAGAGCTCAACAAGAGCGATCTGGACCTTCCGGGAAGCTGA
- a CDS encoding YifB family Mg chelatase-like AAA ATPase, which produces MGFARTCSVALVGVEGVVVEVQADLEPGVAAFTLVGLPDKSLVESRDRVRAAVVNSGAEWPQKKLTVGLSPASVPKSGSGFDLAVACAVLGAAERLDPRELTDLMMIGELGLDGRVRPVRGVLPAVLAAADAGFRQVVVPEQTVAEASLVPGVSVLGIRSLRQLIAVLADEPVPDEENPLEEGRPDPLLAGLTTPGTGVGAGLPPGDHTPDLADVAGQHGARRALEVAAAGRHHIFFKGPPGAGKTMLAERLPGLLPALTPKESLEVTAVHSVAGTLPPGQPLVHRPPYCAPHHSATMASLVGGGAGLPRPGAVSLAHHGVLFVDEAAECSPRVLDALRQPLESGHVVVARAAGMMRMPARFLLALAANPCPCGRHGTTGGGCECRPSSIRRYRARLSGPLMDRVDLRIAVEPVARSELLALGRGAESTADVAERVRAARERAAARYAGTPWHTNSEVPGHELRTRWQVHPGALAHAERDLECGLLTARGLDRVLRVAWTAADLAGRDRPTRKDVDWALELRTGVRRGTVTTAAGAQTPTARTKGRTGGRAEVSDARNG; this is translated from the coding sequence ATGGGATTCGCCCGCACCTGCTCCGTCGCCCTGGTCGGCGTCGAAGGAGTCGTCGTCGAGGTCCAGGCCGACCTGGAGCCCGGCGTCGCCGCCTTCACCCTCGTCGGACTCCCCGACAAGAGCCTGGTCGAATCCCGCGACCGGGTGCGCGCCGCCGTCGTGAACTCCGGCGCCGAGTGGCCGCAGAAGAAGCTCACCGTCGGCCTCAGCCCCGCCTCCGTGCCCAAAAGCGGCAGCGGATTCGACCTCGCCGTGGCCTGCGCGGTCCTCGGCGCCGCCGAGCGCCTGGACCCCCGTGAACTCACCGACCTGATGATGATCGGCGAACTGGGCCTCGACGGCCGCGTCCGGCCCGTACGCGGCGTGCTGCCCGCCGTCCTCGCCGCCGCCGACGCCGGATTCCGCCAGGTCGTCGTACCGGAACAGACCGTCGCCGAGGCATCCCTCGTCCCCGGCGTCTCCGTCCTCGGCATCCGCAGCCTGCGCCAGCTCATCGCCGTCCTCGCCGACGAACCCGTGCCGGACGAGGAGAACCCCCTCGAAGAAGGCCGGCCCGACCCCCTCCTCGCCGGGCTCACCACGCCCGGCACCGGCGTCGGCGCGGGCCTGCCACCCGGCGACCACACCCCCGACCTCGCGGACGTCGCAGGCCAGCACGGCGCCCGCCGCGCCCTGGAGGTAGCCGCCGCCGGCCGCCACCACATCTTCTTCAAAGGCCCGCCGGGCGCCGGCAAAACCATGCTCGCCGAACGCCTCCCCGGACTCCTGCCGGCCCTGACACCCAAGGAATCCCTGGAGGTCACCGCCGTCCACTCGGTCGCTGGCACCCTCCCACCAGGACAGCCACTGGTCCACCGCCCGCCCTACTGCGCCCCGCACCACTCCGCGACCATGGCATCCCTCGTCGGGGGCGGCGCCGGCCTGCCCAGACCGGGGGCCGTATCGCTCGCCCACCACGGCGTGCTCTTCGTGGACGAGGCCGCCGAATGCAGCCCACGCGTCCTGGACGCATTACGCCAGCCACTGGAATCCGGACACGTCGTCGTCGCCCGGGCCGCGGGGATGATGCGCATGCCCGCCCGTTTCCTCCTCGCCCTCGCGGCAAACCCCTGCCCCTGCGGCCGGCACGGCACCACCGGCGGCGGCTGCGAATGCCGGCCCTCCTCGATCCGCCGCTACCGAGCCCGGCTCTCCGGGCCGCTGATGGACCGCGTGGACCTGCGGATCGCCGTGGAACCGGTCGCCCGCTCAGAACTCCTCGCACTCGGCCGCGGCGCCGAATCCACCGCCGACGTCGCCGAACGCGTCCGCGCCGCGCGCGAACGCGCCGCGGCCCGCTACGCCGGCACCCCCTGGCACACCAACAGCGAGGTACCGGGCCACGAACTGCGAACCCGCTGGCAGGTACACCCCGGCGCGCTGGCCCACGCCGAACGCGACCTGGAATGCGGCCTCCTGACCGCCCGCGGCCTCGACCGCGTCCTCCGCGTCGCCTGGACCGCCGCCGACCTCGCAGGCCGCGACCGCCCCACACGGAAGGACGTCGACTGGGCCCTGGAACTCCGCACCGGCGTACGCCGCGGCACCGTGACGACCGCAGCAGGCGCGCAGACGCCGACCGCACGCACGAAGGGGCGGACCGGCGGACGAGCGGAGGTGAGCGATGCCCGCAACGGATGA
- a CDS encoding NUDIX hydrolase, with protein sequence MTGGEPAEVRQVSRVVLLDPDDRILLLHGFEPDNPDDTWWFTPGGGVEGAETREAAARRELAEETGITDAVLGPVLWKRRCAFPFDGRRWEQDEWYYLGRTDRTATDTGGHTDLERRSVSGLRWWTSEELSATHETVYPTRLAGLLRTLLDEGPPSAPVLLETERV encoded by the coding sequence GTGACCGGCGGTGAGCCTGCCGAGGTGCGGCAGGTCTCCCGTGTCGTCCTGCTCGACCCCGACGACCGGATCCTGCTGCTGCACGGCTTCGAACCGGACAACCCCGACGACACCTGGTGGTTCACCCCCGGTGGCGGTGTGGAAGGCGCCGAGACCCGCGAGGCGGCGGCGCGCCGCGAGCTCGCCGAGGAGACGGGCATCACCGATGCCGTTCTGGGCCCCGTCCTGTGGAAGCGCCGCTGCGCCTTTCCGTTCGACGGGCGACGCTGGGAGCAGGACGAGTGGTACTACCTGGGGCGGACCGACCGGACCGCCACCGACACCGGCGGCCACACCGACCTGGAGCGACGCAGCGTCTCGGGACTGAGGTGGTGGACTTCGGAGGAACTGTCGGCGACGCATGAGACGGTGTATCCGACCAGACTCGCCGGGCTGCTGCGCACACTGCTCGACGAAGGCCCCCCGAGTGCGCCAGTGCTCCTGGAGACCGAGAGGGTCTGA
- a CDS encoding TetR/AcrR family transcriptional regulator yields MQRGALLDAARTLLSEGGTEALTFPALAERTGLARSSVYEYFRSRAAVVEELCAADFPVWAAEVEAAMEGAETPERKVEAYVRRQLALVGDRRHRAVVAISAGELDAGAREKIRAAHGGLIAMIVEALAALGHEHPRLAAMLLQGVVDAAVRRVELGAAENPEEITEAAVAMVLRGVGG; encoded by the coding sequence ATGCAGCGCGGCGCCCTCTTGGACGCCGCCCGCACCCTGCTGTCCGAAGGCGGAACGGAGGCGCTGACCTTCCCCGCCCTCGCCGAGCGCACGGGCCTCGCGCGCTCCTCCGTATACGAGTACTTCCGCTCCCGTGCGGCCGTCGTCGAGGAACTGTGCGCCGCCGACTTCCCCGTATGGGCGGCGGAGGTCGAGGCAGCGATGGAAGGCGCCGAAACGCCCGAGAGGAAGGTCGAGGCGTATGTGCGCCGGCAGCTGGCCCTGGTCGGCGACCGCCGCCACCGCGCCGTCGTCGCCATCTCGGCCGGCGAACTGGACGCCGGGGCGAGAGAGAAGATCCGCGCGGCGCACGGCGGCCTGATCGCCATGATCGTCGAGGCGCTCGCCGCCCTCGGCCATGAACACCCCCGCCTCGCCGCCATGCTCCTCCAGGGCGTCGTCGACGCCGCCGTCCGCCGCGTCGAACTCGGCGCCGCGGAAAACCCGGAAGAGATCACGGAGGCGGCAGTGGCCATGGTCTTGCGAGGGGTCGGCGGCTGA